In Pristis pectinata isolate sPriPec2 chromosome 11, sPriPec2.1.pri, whole genome shotgun sequence, the following proteins share a genomic window:
- the LOC127576273 gene encoding alpha-(1,3)-fucosyltransferase 4-like yields MHRSLCRRLSLAASASIVLTTYLTVREFLLVSRSYTLQERVGGRSPAPTVTVLIWWYPFGKETEIKNCATLYNIHGCRLTTDRRLYVRSQAVIIHHRDLEHNLYQLPPGRRPISQKWVWMNFESPSHSSRLKKLNGIFNWTMTYKRESDIFVPYGYLYPRERGDRRIVLPRKTKLVAWVISNWNEDHARVKYYHQLKKYMNIDVYGKYGLDLKNDNVVLTVLPYKFYLAFENSQHEDYITEKLWKNSFLSSAVPVVLGPSRDNYEQHIPADSFIHVDDFSTPRKLAEYLKYLDKDEGSYKKYFEWKRHYNVHLTKFWDEQYCKVCKAVQSAGRQYKTVSNLATWFQ; encoded by the coding sequence atgCATAGAAGTTTGTGCCGACGGTTGTCTTTAGCTGCTTCCGCCAGTATTGTGCTAACCACGTACTTGACTGTGCGAGAGTTCCTCCTGGTCAGCCGTTCCTATACTTTACAGGAAAGAGTCGGAGGCAGAAGCCCTGCCCCAACAGTGACTGTGCTCATCTGGTGGTATCCGTTCGGCAAGGAAACCGAGATCAAAAACTGCGCGACTCTCTACAACATTCACGGCTGTCGCTTGACAACAGACCGACGGCTTTATGTTCGTTCACAGGCTGTAATCATACATCACCGAGATTTGGAACACAATCTGTATCAGCTTCCCCCAGGACGGAGACCTATTTCCCAGAAATGGGTCTGGATGAATTTCGAGTCTCCCAGTCACTCTTCCCGGTTAAAGAAACTAAACGGTATCTTCAACTGGACGATGACTTACAAGCGTGAGTCAGACATTTTCGTTCCTTATGGATATCTCTATCCCAGAGAAAGGGGAGATCGGCGGATAGTGCTGCCCAGGAAAACTAAGTTGGTGGCTTGGGTCATCAGTAACTGGAATGAAGATCATGCACGGGTTAAATATTACCATCAGCTCAAGAAGTATATGAACATTGACGTATATGGAAAATATGGCCTGGATCTTAAAAACGACAATGTTGTTCTGACGGTATTGCCGTATAAGTTCTATCTGGCTTTCGAAAATTCGCAACATGAGGACTACATAACCGAAAAACTTTGGAAAAATTCCTTTTTGTCCAGCGCTGTGCCCGTGGTCCTGGGACCGAGCAGAGACAACTATGAGCAGCACATCCCCGCGGATTCTTTTATCCACGTCGATGATTTTTCGACTCCCAGGAAACTGGCCGAGTATTTGAAGTATTTGGATAAAGACGAGGGAAGCTATAAAAAATATTTCGAGTGGAAAAGGCACTACAATGTGCATCTGACAAAGTTCTGGGATGAGCAATACTGCAAAGTATGCAAAGCTGTCCAAAGTGCTGGGAGGCAATACAAGACTGTCTCAAATCTAGCAACTTGGTTTCAGTGA